TCAACACCCGCGTCCAGGTCGAGCATCCCGTTACAGAACTCATCACAGGCATCGATATCGTCAAAATGTCGATCCTCGTCGCCTCCGGTGCCGCCCTTCCGTTCAAGCAGAAAGACATCTCCATCCGAGGCCACGCCATCGAGTGCCGAATCAACGCCGAGGACCCCACCAAAAACTTCATGCCCTCCGCAGGGCGCATCGACACCTGGGAACTCCCCGGAGGCCCCGGCGTCCGCATCGACTCCCACGTCATCCCAGGCTACTACGTCCCGCCAAACTACGACTCCATGATCGGCAAACTCATCGTCCACGCCGACACGCGCGAAGAAGCGATCGATCGCGCAGCACGCGCACTCCGCGAGTTCCGCGTCGGACCCATCAAGACCACCATCGACCTGCATCACCGCCTCATGCAGGATTCCGCATTCAAAACCGGTGGGATCGACATCCACTATCTCGAACGCATCCTCAAGTAATCGCGCCCTTCTCCTGCCGCAGATCCGCAAACACCTCCGCAGGCACATACCGCGACACGATCTCCTCCCACCCTTCCGGCCCGATCATCCCTTTCACGAAACTCGACGAAATCTCGCACAACTCCCGAGGCGGCATCAAAAAAACCGTCGTCAGCCCGGGGTTCAGGTCGCTGTTCACATACCGCATCCCACGCTCATACTGATAGTCCGCCTCATGGCGGATGCCGCGAATCACAAAAGCCGCGCCAACCTTCCGCGCATAGTGCGCCAGAAACTCGTTCTCGATGCTCGCAACCTCAACGTTGGGGTGCTTGCGCAACACCGTCCGTAGCCAGCCTAGACGCTGTTTCAGTGAATACGAGTACGACTTCTCAGGGTTTTGCGCCACCGCCACGATCAACCGATCGAACAACGCCGCACTCTGTTCGATCATCCACACATGCCCGTTGGTGGGGGGGTCAAAACTGCCCGCATAAACCGCGACTTGGCTCATACCCGCAGCATATCCGATCCGCCCACCCCTAGCCGCCTCAAATTTTTCTGCCCTCTCCTGAGAGATTCCCCGCCCAGCAACAGAAGTATGGCGTCAGCAACCAACGCACGCACCTGTCGCCGTGCTCAACCAGGTCACTCAGCCTTTCAGGAGAAGAATCACAATGAAGACTCGCACCGTAATCCTCGCCTCATCCCTTGCACTCACCCTCGCCTCTGCAGCCAACGCCTCAGTGTTCAACTTCCGTTCCGGCTACGTCGGAAACGCACCGGGCACCTTCGGCCAACTCGAAGACGACATCTCATGCCTCGGCATGCCCACCGGCACCATTCCCCTCACCGCTGCAAACTTCGCCGCCGCCTCCTCCGGTCCAATGGCCTACGTCATCCAGCCCCACAACGCATGGACCGCTCTCCTCCCCTCCGACAATCAGGCACGCTGGATCAACCCCGACATTTTCAATGCCGCCAACCCCCTCGGCGCGCCACGCTCCGCGATCTACGCCATCAACTTCACCGTCCCCAACTGGGCCTCCGCAACCAGCGCCACCTTCTCCATGGACTGGATGATCGACGACGTCCTCGGCGACAACAGCAACGTCGGGATCTACATCAACAATCCCGCCCAGGGACTCAACATCTCCGGCGGAAACTTCGCAACCCCAACCAACGGCTTCGCAAACATCCCCACATCATGGCTCGGACTCAACAACACCCTCTACATCTACCAGTGGGACGCAGGCGCAGTCGTCAGCGGCATCATCTTCTCAGGCTCCATCCGTGTTGTCCCCACTCCAGCCTCAGCAGCACTCCTCGGCCTCGGCGCACTCGCAATCACACGCCGCCGCCGCTGAACACTCGCTCCGGCACCCGCGACATCAGTCTCACCTCTCACAGTCTCTCCCTCTCTCTCACAGCGTCGCCTCGCGCGACGTTGTGCGTTTTGTCGCGCCTACCACAACCGACGACTCGCCCAAGGCACCGCAACCCGCCCGATCAACACCGCAATCGCCCCCTTGATCACCGCACCAGGCAAAAACGGATACAGCCCGCCCTCCAGCGCGCGTTCAATCCCGAACCCGTTCACCACCGCCAGCCAAGGCACCCCAACCCCGAAGATCACAATCTCCGCCGCCAAAACCGCAACCACCAACGCCCCCCATCCACGCACCGATCCGTCGCGCCGCTTCACAATCCATCCGACCACCGGCTGACACGCCACAAACCCCACCAGATATCCCCCCGTCTGCCCCAGTATCGCCGCTGCCCCCTTCTCTCCCTCAGCAAAAACGCTCGCACCAACAATCCCCATCAGCACATACAAACCCATCGACGCCGCCCCAAGCCGAGGCCCAAGACACATCGCCGCAAGCAGCACCGCAAGCGTCTGCATCGTCATCGGCACACCATCCGGTGGCAACGGCACCGCTACGTGCGCCCCCAGACTCGTCAGCAGCGCAAAACCCGGCACCAGCATCAGCCGCAGGAGCGCCGCCCACCGCGCACCGCTTTCATCGCCCGCTTGCCCTATCGCTTCACGCAACATAGATCGCAAGCATACCGCTCTCGCAAGCATGCGACAAAACAACCGCAGCGGGCGCTCCCCTCACAGGCTCGCCCGCCGCAGTATCAATGAACTCACTCACATTACGGGCAGCCGTTCGAGAACATATCGAGATAAATCAGAACGTCGAAAATGTCGTGCTGACTATCGCCATTCAGGTCCGCCCTTGGGTTTCCCGCCTGCCACATGCTGATGAAGGCAACAACGTCAAAGAAATCCAGCACCCCATCTGCAATCATGTCAGTTGCACATTCGGCCGTCGCAGGCGACGCTCCGAACTCGATCGCACCAAGATCCACAATCGGGCCCTCCCCGATCCCCGTGTCTGCCGTATCCGGGTCATCCACGAATCGCGCATTGCCCAGCAGGTCCAGCGTCACTCCGCTCGGCACCGCGCTGTTGTCGCCCGCATCGATCGCTGGCGACCCTGCCATCGGAGCAAAGTCCGCATCCAGCATCGGATGAATCTGCATCACCCCGCCGCCAATGTTCGTGTTCCAGATCGGACCGTTGACAATGCTGTTCGAAACCTGTGTCAGTCCGTTACCCCCGATCTCGTTTGATCCTGTGCCCGAGTTGCCGCTCAGAATCGAGTTCTTCACCACAGGTGACGCGTTGTACGTCGTGAACAGCGCCCACGGATTGTTCACGATCGTGCAGTTCGTGATCCGAGGCGACGAACTGTTGCAATACACCCCGCCACCAATCGCTGCCAGTGAGCCTGCCATCACCGTGTTCACAATCTCCAGCGTGCCATCGCCCGCGATATAGAACGCCCCGCCATACGCCCCGCGATTACTGATGAATCGCGACCGATCAATCCGCCCCGATGTGTTCGACGTGTACACACCACCGCCCGCGAGCGTGTCGAACTGGATCGACCCGCTCTGCACTTCCGCAAAACCGTTGCTCTCCACGAGCATCTGCGAACCATTGATATTCACATGATTCAGCCACAAACCACCGCCGAGCTGTCCGCATCCGTTCTCCCGCAGCTCCACCTCGCGCAGCGTCAGATGTCCCCCTTGCCCCGCCAGTCCGCCGCCGTTGTTGGTTGCACGATTGTTCTCCAACACTGTGCGCTCGATCGTGACATTCCCGCCCGCCGTGCTCACCGCACCACCAGACAAGGCCTCATTCTCCATGAACAGGGCATCGATCACCGTAACGGTGCTTCCTTCCGCCCGCAGTCCGCCACCAAAGATGTTGCTGTTTCCCGTCACAACCACACCCTCGATCCGCGCAGTCGAGTTCGAGATCCAGATCCCTCCGCCCGTGGGGTGTGCTCCGCCGAGCGCGCCTAGCCCGCCCGTGATCGTAAACCCGCTCAGCACCGCCTCACCACCCGAAACGCCGTGCATCCGCACCACAAACGCAGCAATTCCTCCTGCGTCAATCGTCGTCACACCCGCGCCATCGCTCGATCGCACCGTGATGGCTTTGCTCCCAAACTGAAGAGTCTCCTGATACACGCCCGGCGAAACCACAATCACATCACCCGCCTGCGCAATATCGATCGCACCTTGAATCGTTGCCACGTCGCCCGGCACCGCGATATCCGCGCTCATCGCCGCGCCCGCTGTCATGATCAAGGCAACCCCGATCAACCCCGCACGCCGCCCGGTACTCGACAGACCTTCTCTCAGAATGCTCATCACTCAATTCCTTTCCAGTTGTGACGCCCGAAACCGGGCATTCGTGAGATTCGACGCATCCGCGATGCGTCCGAGAAGCCGAACGGCTCCTTCTCGTGCTTCGCCCGGGTCACGCGGGCCGATTCACCAAAATTTGTAAAGATCTGCACCCCGCCGACAATGCGATTCCTACCGCGTCATCTCCACCAGCCACACCGCAATCTCAGCGTCGCCATACGTCGCGTCCCAGGCGTTGTGATCCGCCTCCGGCAGCACCGTAAACCGGGGGGTCGAGCCCGCCGCAATCAAAACCTCAACCAGCAACTCGCTCTCCCGCATCGGCACCACCTGATCACGGGCACCATGCACCACCCACATCGGCATCTCCGCCAGCGCCGACGCATACCGAGTCAACGCCGGATCATCCGCCTGAGTCCAGCTCCTCACTCCCCCAGGCCCCCACACCGGCGCCACATACCCGCACACCGGAACCGCAGCCCTGAATCGTTCCCGATGCCCAGCGCCGATCGCGATCGTCCCATGCCCGCCTTGACTCAACCCAGTGATCGCCACACGCTTGGAATCAATCAGCCCCGCTTCGATCGCCGCATCCACCATCGCCAGCACCGCACCCGCATGGTCCTCCCATGCATCCGCGAACTCAGGCTTCTGTGGCAGCACCACCACGAAAGGCCACCGATCAGGATCACGCTCCAGCGCAGGCCCAATCCCGACCGTCACCTGCTTGCGCCCATCCGTTCCGCACTCGCCCAGCCCATGCAGGAACACCAGCCCTGCGCAGGGCATCTCAATCCCGCTCGGCACCCACAGCGCATACCGATATTCCCGATCACCGAACATCACCGTCTCGTCGCGAAACGATCCCCCCGTCGGAACCTCAGGCTCGTTGGTCACTGCAGGATGCAATGGTGCCGCGTCCACGTTCGGCGCCGTGCGCGCAGGTTCTCGAGCGCAACCCGACAAGCCACACCCCGCCGCACACACCGCCGCACACAACACGACAACCCACGCCCTCATCGCGCGTCAATCCGCGTCTCGACCGCCGCGTGCTCATCTCCCAGCGCCTCGGCCGCACACAGTCCACACCATGTCGCCGTCTCGTGCAGCGCAAAACCCTGATCCCACGCGCCACTCCTCGGCAGCATCGCCAAAGGCCTCAGCATGCGTGCCCGAAACCGGTCCTCATGAAACTCATACGCCGGGTCATCAACCATCGCGCTGTAATGCTTCTTGATGCGTTCATTGATATCCGCCACGCGCCGCTCCGGGTGCGGGTGCGTCGCAAACATCTCCGCCCCG
This region of Phycisphaeraceae bacterium genomic DNA includes:
- the coaD gene encoding pantetheine-phosphate adenylyltransferase, with amino-acid sequence MSQVAVYAGSFDPPTNGHVWMIEQSAALFDRLIVAVAQNPEKSYSYSLKQRLGWLRTVLRKHPNVEVASIENEFLAHYARKVGAAFVIRGIRHEADYQYERGMRYVNSDLNPGLTTVFLMPPRELCEISSSFVKGMIGPEGWEEIVSRYVPAEVFADLRQEKGAIT
- a CDS encoding biotin transporter BioY encodes the protein MLREAIGQAGDESGARWAALLRLMLVPGFALLTSLGAHVAVPLPPDGVPMTMQTLAVLLAAMCLGPRLGAASMGLYVLMGIVGASVFAEGEKGAAAILGQTGGYLVGFVACQPVVGWIVKRRDGSVRGWGALVVAVLAAEIVIFGVGVPWLAVVNGFGIERALEGGLYPFLPGAVIKGAIAVLIGRVAVPWASRRLW
- a CDS encoding prolyl oligopeptidase family serine peptidase; the encoded protein is MTNEPEVPTGGSFRDETVMFGDREYRYALWVPSGIEMPCAGLVFLHGLGECGTDGRKQVTVGIGPALERDPDRWPFVVVLPQKPEFADAWEDHAGAVLAMVDAAIEAGLIDSKRVAITGLSQGGHGTIAIGAGHRERFRAAVPVCGYVAPVWGPGGVRSWTQADDPALTRYASALAEMPMWVVHGARDQVVPMRESELLVEVLIAAGSTPRFTVLPEADHNAWDATYGDAEIAVWLVEMTR